In the Castor canadensis chromosome 1, mCasCan1.hap1v2, whole genome shotgun sequence genome, TATAATACAGTAAACAGATTTTTTGGCATAAAGACACAGACTTTGGAGTTTAAACTATCCCTACTACAAGATTACATccataaaactccaattatttTTTCTGCAACAGTGGATTAAATAAGCAAGTTAAAATAGTTATACCGtccaaattaatgaaaataaagtagaattgaaatgaaaagattattacatattttagaaagCATATACAGTATCATGACTTTATTCATACTGATTTGCTTCATCATTTGCAAAAAGATTTGTatttaaatcataaatttataaaataccatCTTGACAATTATAATTCTATTAACCTTCAGTTTGaggtgaagtgtttttttttttgaggtaaaatgTAATAACTAAAAACAGTAGTAAtttaaactgaaactgagacagagtcaaaaatattttcaaaagagatCTTCCTTTATCTCTGGTCTACaattatagtaaatataattCTTGGCATGAAGGCAAAGCTGCTGGGGTTTAAAATATCCCCACTGCAAGTTACATACATAAGACTGCAATTAATGTTTATGTAATAGAGGATTAAAtagtcaaattaaaatatttatactatctagatttaaatgaaaataaaatataccatctaaataaaatataatggcaATAATATAACAGGATTCATAGTTAAATCATCTACACAATAGTATTCTGagaattataattctattaatCTTCAATTTAAGGTAAAGAATAACAAGTAGGTAATAGCAGGAATTTAAATTGAAAACTAGAGAGCAGTCCGAAGTACTTTGGAAGAAGATCCTTATGTTGCCAGGTTTCTTCTGGTTTTAGAAGGTCAGTAGCAGGATCATTTGAAGGTGGAATCAACCTGCAGAATACTCACTTCCACTTTGATCATGTGGATACAGTGGGCGGACATCCAGCTCTTGGGGTAAGATGACTGGGGAAACCACCCAGTCAACAGACATTTCTCATTGGGTACAAGGGACCGCTGAGTGGAGGAACAAAACCAGGGCCCACTGCCTTGCTTTCAACAGGCACGTTTGAATTGTGTGCAGGAGGAGCTGGGTCAGTAAGTGGTTGTCCTGATGGAGGGATTGTCACCCTTCCCTCCTGTTTGCACGGAGGACACGGGGACCCATTCTCAGGAGGTTCTCCATGGTGGCCAGTCAACCCATCACAGCTCGAGTCCTCTTTCCTTGCCAGTGTGATGCTCCAGTGGATGATCGGGGCTTCTTgagtcttttcctcctccctgctgaAGCACAGATGGAGGTCTAAGTGGACCTTCTGACACAATAGGAGAGAGGAACGCGCTCCTTTCAGATGAAGGTTGAGCCAATGGTGAGGGACCACGTGGAAAATGTTCCCTGCCACATGCTGCATTTGGAACCACAAATGCATTTAGATCTTCTTCTAAAATTTTCAATTCCAACTCCATTTCCATTAACTTTTGTCTGTTGTTGGCACTGACTTGCCTAAGGTACTGCAGCTGTTCTTCAGCATCCTGGGCCTCCAACCAATTAAAGTGAGCTTTCTTCTCATAGGAAATAATCTCCCTTTGGTGATTAAGTTTGGTTCTCTCCAATTTTTCTTCGAGCTCTCTGGCTACCTTCTTATAGGTCTGCAGCTCTGCAGTTTTGTGGatgatgttttcttttactttgggaAGTTTCTCCTCTGCGTCTCGCTGGTGGTGATCCTCTACCATTAATTTCCTGTAGAATTTCATTCCCTCTTCGAACAGTTCAGGAATTATTTTAGCTTTCTGCTGAAGCTTCTCATTTTCAATTTCAAACTGTGCATGTTCAGACTGTAAAATGACTTGTTCGCTCTGGACATTTTTAATACGTTCTGTCAGGTCTTTGCTTGCTCTCTTGACTTCATGCAGCTGAGTGTAAACTTGGTCTCTTTCTCATTCCAAGGATTTTAAAGAAGCATTTAACTTCATAGCATTCATCAGGCACTGCAGAGCTCCTTTGGTCTGAGTATCTAAGTGAGCAGGATTTTCTGGGCCAAGATTCATCGCTGTGTCCAAGTCACCGTCATGTGTTCCATGTTCTCCCAGAACAAAGGTCCAGACTTTCAGCTTTCGAATGCCTTCACTTAGCCACCTGATGTGATCATCTTTGTCTTTTAGAATTTGTGCTGCAGATGTCCCAGGCTCTTCAAGTGTTACTTTGTGTTTATTAAGTTGACTCACTTGTTCCTTCCACACTTCAGCTTCTTGGAACAGCTGTTTGCAGCTTTCCTGAAGCTGAAAATTTTCACTCAAAGCCTGTGCTGTTGAGTCCTTAAGATTCACttcgctagcatttgttgcccttaacgcagagaaactaaagcagataccttaaaagcaactgaggccaataggaaaaggggaacaggaactagagaaaaggttagatcaaaaaggattaacctagaaggtaacacccacgcacaggaaatcaatgtgggtcaatgccctgtatagctatccttatctcaaccagcaaaaccccttgttccttcctgttattgcttatactctctctacaacaaaattagaaataagggcaaaatagtttctgctgggtattgagggggtgggggggagagggagggggcagagtgggtggtaagggagggggtgggggaaggggggagaaatgaaccaagccttgtatgcacgtatgaataataaaagaaaaaaaaacaactaacataTAGTAAAACAtgtcaaaaagtcaaataaatctacttaaaaaaaaagattcacttTGCTGACTCGAAGTGTTCTTAAGGTTGTTTTGGCTGTAGCTACTTTGGGTTTGAGAGATTTTAGTTCATCTTCTAGGCACTGTATGGTTTTTTATATTTCCACATTCAATTCAACTTGTGTATAATGCTTACATTTCTCTTCTATCAGGTCTGTTTCCAGCAGGAGTACTTCCTTCAGTTTATGCTTGGAGATGTCCAGCTTTCCACAGGCTGCTTCTTGCTGTTTCTCAACAAGGCTAAGTTTTTCAAGTAgctcacatttttcttcaatcagTGTAGAAAGCTTTAGAGCAAGCTGTTTTTCTCTTCAAGCGTAAAGCCAGCTTCTAACCGATTGAAAACTTCTCCACAAAAACAATGGGATAGAGAAAAATCCAATAATAGTTACATATATCACTAGTTCCCATGGGAAATCATGGGGCTTTTGCCTCAGTTCTGCAGGGTCTGTTGTCATAACCCTGCCAAATTCCTGCAGGACCAGCCCCAAGTGCATTAGAGGGACAGCTTTGGGCACATCCATAGCTTCAAGGCTGCTTTGGTGGTTGCCAAGGCCAGGCTGAGCCTCGAAAGACAACAAACACTCAAAGTTCTGCCTAGAACACTGACACCAGAACAGACCACTGCAGAGCTGGGGGAGAGGGGTGTTGGTTAATATGCAGTTTACCCCGCCCACAAGGGAGATTTATATGGTACTGGCCAGACCTTGGCCAGGAGTAGGCATTGTCTTTCATAAAATGGACAGGGACATCTCAGATGTCCTAAAGCTCACCTAGGAACCCTCACAGATACAGCCTAAGAAAAATACTATTGGGGGGggagaaattacaattttttatTACTGAATCTGCACATAGATTTCATTGCAGACAAGTCAGTTTATTCACACCTATCACACCAGTGTTAATTCCCCTTGCACCACAACACAATTGCTCTGCTGCCATCAGACTGGTTCCATTGGTACTTCCTTGAAATGCTGTAGAGAgactttccttttcattattctaCCTTCATATGTTCTTCTTGTTTTCACTTTATTAGAATatatcattgtacaggggggaatcATTGTGCTAATTCGCaacagccttacattgtacattatttagacCACTCTCAccatctcccccaccctctctccctacTCAAAtcacttgcaagaggtttcatcattctatttcatgtatgtatatgaagtccatcaaccatattccctcaccttcacatccttcattcactctcccctaTCCCACAAGTATCTACtccacactgtatctattttacaatcctatctttaattttgaatcccaaagtcaatgttcaaaggggtttcctgATGTAAccagctgtgagtatactttattttgttcaATTCAACCCAGTCTATAtggtttctttccttccaaattgtattgagacttgttttatgatcCAGAATTTGACTCTAGATTAACAATCATCATGAATGATCTCTGTGGcctttaaaagaattttccacCCCACCATTGGGTGGACTGTTCTCTAAGTTGGTTAAATGGCATTGTCAAGTATTTGGAGAATTACCAATTTCTACTTAACAATTCTGAGAAAGGAGTATGAAAATCTCCAACTGCAATtgtgaatttgtctatttttcctttcacttctacTAGTTTTTAGTTTGTGTGCTGTGAAGCCCTGCAAATGGGTCCATTTGCATTTAGTTTGTTGCAGTCACTTGAAAAACTGATCTTTTCAGTGTTACCAAGTGTCCCTCTTTATCTCATATAATCTGCTTTTTCCTCTGCCATTTACTGTGTGATAATAATAAGGCCATTCCAGGTTACCTTTGCATGGGACATCTTTTCCAGCCTTTTACATTTAAACTATCTGTGACTTTATACATGAAATGGGTTCTTGAAGAGAGGCTGTAGCTGTCTCACTTgtttttcaatatgaaaatatttgctttttaactaTTGTGCTTAGATCATTCATATTTTGCTGTGTCATCACATTTAAATATTCTATCTTTTCATCTGGTTTTTGTCTTATCCACCTGTTATATATTCTCTTTGCCATTTTTGGATTCTGTATTTTTAATCatccattttatattcattttggctTATTTATGTATGCTCCTCTGCCTTTTTTCTGCTTGATCTGTAGGTTACAATGTACACCATAAACTCATTGTGTATCTTCAAATAACATTAAATCATCTCACATACAGCTTAGGAATGCTACAGTTGTATATTTCTAGcactttcattttccattctttatcctatttttgtcatatattctataatatattgcttttcctttaatcaatcatcattaaagaaatttaaagcatGGAGGGAAAGTCTTCTATACTTTACTCTGGATAGCCTGCTTTGTTCCTGTGCAGATCTGAATTGCCATCAGGTGTCATTTTCCTCCTCCCTGATGAAGTTCCTTTAATCCTTCTCATAGTGCAGATGTGCTGCCAGTGAATTCTCTTATTCTGTCCTATCTGGTCTTTGGCCTTTGATCTTAAAATCTGTACATTACATGGAATAGCCTGGTGAACCTTCTCGCATGAAGCCTCAGTCTAGTGtgtgtatgatttttaaaattctcttaacACTATCTTTCAAATAGCAAttgatgaaagcccatacattcattaactttttttgatGGATTTTGGTATCATACTAAAAAACTGCCTGATccaatgtcacaatgtataaaatcaagatttttctcaaagttgcataattttgtttttgcatttgcatgtacatatatgaacCATGTAGGATTAAGTTTTCTAGGAGTCTGCTATATTCATTCATATTCTTGCATGTAGTTTTTCAACTATTTCAGCAAATTTGTTTGAAAAGattatattttctcattaaaatagCCTTAGAATACCTGTGAAAAACAAGTTGACCATATCAGTGTACTCTATAGTGGGCTCTTTATTACTTTCAACTGACATAAtataattattctttctttaacaGAACAATGTAAATAATGATTTTTGTCTTATGTTTACTAGTCGATCTACTGATAGgattatatcttttcttttttagtctatTGACACTTTGAATTGCATTGTTTAAGTTTTGTTGATATACTTATTAACTCCCAAGATAAGCCTCATTTTTCATATCAGGTTAATATTTgagcctttaaatttttttattctcataaattaatgtacaaaggggtttcatagtgatatttacaacatgtatataatgtactttgatcaaaatcgcccatctatattactctttcttacctaAATTCTTTAaccttctttttaaaacagtttttaatatgtttcattatgtcattttcataatgtatataatatacttcttTGATATTTACCTCTGtcaccttctctctccctttgccAACTCACTTGTTTCTTCCATTTACACCCCTCTACTACCAAGAGTTCTCcctttacaatcatgtcatattattatttttttaggtctagattccatgtatgagcaaaaacattgtcatatttctctttttaacttgatttatctcacttaacatgatgatctccagttccagccactTCCCTACAAAgggcataatttaatttttttatggctgaatatactccattgtgtatatatagtaCATTTTTTTAACCTAGTCATCAATTGTTaacctcttgatgtattgttgagttccatttgcaattattttactaTAGTTTTGTGATAAAGTTTGTGAGGAATGTTAGTACATGATTTTCCTTTCCCATAATGTCTTGAATTGGCTTTGGCATCAGGAACATTCTGGTACATAAAATGATTTGGGAATTTTGCCTCATCTTTTACATTAACAAAGAGTTGTGCAAAAATACTATTTCATCTTCTATAAACATTTGGTAGAATACATTAATGCACCCATTAGCATTTGTAGTGTTTTGGAGTGATTTACAATGCTGCTCTTGTTGGAAgaatacaaatggaaaatttgTTTAAAGGATATAGATTATGCAAGGATGTATATTCATATTTAAGccatatataagaatatattagTATTCTAAACAAATGTaatttgcttttttgtgtgtttatgaaGCAAATACAATATCATTTTGAGAGCTAGTGAAGGCCCTTTTATTGTGGCTGGTGAAGGTGTGTGTGGGAGCTCTTAAAAGGTCAACGGGTGTCTGGTGGAGCCTgaccatttatttgttttcatgaatCTCCTTCTTATttctatctagaagctcctgggTGAGGATGGGGGTCTATATAATATTTGAGAATGGATGTAGTGAAGTGCATGAAGGTCTCCAGAGCCAACATCTCAGGCCCTTTCTCAGAATACAAGATGTTAAAACAGGAGTTGAAAGGGGAGGAGAGGTGAGGAAAAGGGACCTAGGACAGGACCTCTGGCAGTTTGGAAGACCTCAGGTTAGAATAGGAGCCTTTGAAACCACATACCACTCCACTGTCATTACAGCAGCCTTTGCCCTGTGCTCTCTGTTTCTCTGGTTTGGCAGCAAATGTGTTACCTCATAAGGATGTCTATCTAACCCAGTTTTTATGCTACCTTTGTAATGAAAAGGATCATTATTTTCCACAGACTACACAAACTAGTAAAATCAAACCACTGCACAAAACACatgtacaaaagaaaaatttcccatGCCTGGCACTCACATTTTTCCCAGCTTGATTAGCAGCTTTGTTCCTGTAACACTCAGAGAGGAAAAAGTTGGTAAAGTACACAAAGTCTCCATCATACTGAGCAGCCAGAGGTGAGTCAGGATAGTCATCTTGAGCATGGCTGAGAAAAATGTCTGTCTGACTTTGGAAATGCAACCCCAATTCCTGTGAAAATGGGGGAGGGATgggatattttcttttcaaaataggatctgaGATCAGTATGGACAAATTGATTTAATGCACCTTATTGAATTTCTCTTCTGtgtc is a window encoding:
- the LOC141418884 gene encoding LOW QUALITY PROTEIN: melanoma inhibitory activity protein 2-like (The sequence of the model RefSeq protein was modified relative to this genomic sequence to represent the inferred CDS: inserted 2 bases in 1 codon; substituted 1 base at 1 genomic stop codon); amino-acid sequence: MDVPKAVPLMHLGLVLQEFGRVMTTDPAELRATNASEVNLKDSTAQALSENFQLQESCKQLFQEAEVWKEQVSQLNKHKVTLEEPGTSAAQILKDKDDHIRWLSEGIRKLKVWTFVLGEHGTHDGDLDTAMNLGPENPAHLDTQTKGALQCLMNAMKLNASLKSLEXERDQVYTQLHEVKRASKDLTERIKNVQSEQVILQSEHAQFEIENEKLQQKAKIIPELFEEGMKFYRKLMVEDHHQRDAEEKLPKVKENIIHKTAELQTYKKVARELEEKLERTKLNHQREIISYEKKAHFNWLEAQDAEEQLQYLRQVSANNRQKLMEMELELKILEEDLNAFVVPNAACGREHFPRGPSPLAQPSSERSAFLSPIVSEGPLRPPSVLQQGGGKDSRSPDHPLEHHTGKERGXSSCDGLTGHHGEPPENGSPCPPCKQEGRVTIPPSGQPLTDPAPPAHNSNVPVESKAVGPGFVPPLSGPLYPMRNVC